In one Vagococcus entomophilus genomic region, the following are encoded:
- a CDS encoding ABC transporter ATP-binding protein → MKKPLISFEDFSFQYHSQAEPTLHHIDLQIYPGEKIAIVGPSGSGKSTFSHCINGLIPHQYEGTSQGKVLVNGKDNQEVTLGERSFDVGTVLQDTDGQFIGLTVAEDIAFALENDAVDKPKMKKEVQKWAKEVGLIDFLTHRPQDLSGGQKQRVSIAGVLINETPILLFDEPLANLDPASGKETIHLIDKIHKQTGATILIIEHRLEDVLYRDVDRIIVFNEGKIVADQKPDALLKTNVLAAQGIREPLYITAMKYAGVDLASVSGIEKSTSISAPQLKEQIEKWVAKQEFQIDASKTEDLLKLEKVTYQYHSEERLVLDEVSTTFHKGEMVSIVGKNGAGKSTLCKAVCGFIQPQSGKMTWKKQDFQKLSIKERADKIGFVMQNPNQMISKKMIADEVGLGLVLRGVPQAEIKERVERVLKICGLYSFRNWPISALSFGQKKRVTIAAILVLDPEMIILDEPTAGQDFKHYTEMMHFLEELNQTGVTIVMITHDMHLMLEYTERALVVSEGLILADTAPVSVLTNQALVAEAQLKETSLFTFAKQIGLADPLEFVQTFIRYDRQVRFQ, encoded by the coding sequence ATGAAAAAACCGTTGATTTCATTTGAGGACTTTAGTTTTCAGTATCATAGTCAAGCAGAACCAACGCTGCATCATATTGATTTACAGATATATCCGGGGGAAAAAATTGCCATAGTAGGCCCCAGTGGTAGTGGCAAGTCAACGTTTTCTCATTGTATCAACGGGTTAATCCCACATCAATATGAAGGAACAAGTCAAGGCAAAGTGTTGGTCAATGGAAAAGACAATCAAGAGGTTACGTTAGGGGAAAGATCGTTTGATGTCGGAACGGTCTTGCAAGACACAGACGGCCAATTCATTGGATTAACTGTTGCAGAAGATATTGCTTTCGCTCTTGAAAATGATGCGGTAGACAAGCCAAAGATGAAAAAAGAAGTTCAAAAATGGGCCAAAGAAGTTGGTCTGATAGATTTTTTAACACACCGTCCCCAAGACTTATCTGGAGGTCAAAAGCAACGTGTTTCCATTGCGGGAGTTTTAATTAATGAAACGCCAATCTTATTGTTTGATGAGCCACTCGCAAACTTAGATCCTGCTTCTGGAAAAGAAACCATTCATTTGATTGATAAAATTCACAAACAAACTGGGGCTACGATTTTAATTATTGAGCATCGTTTGGAGGACGTTTTATACCGTGATGTGGACCGAATTATTGTATTTAATGAAGGGAAAATCGTAGCGGATCAAAAACCAGATGCGTTACTAAAAACTAATGTTTTAGCCGCTCAAGGAATTAGAGAGCCTTTGTATATTACGGCTATGAAGTATGCAGGAGTTGATTTAGCTAGTGTTTCTGGCATCGAGAAGAGCACGAGTATTTCAGCGCCACAGTTAAAGGAACAAATTGAAAAATGGGTAGCAAAGCAAGAATTTCAGATTGATGCAAGCAAGACAGAAGACTTGCTTAAATTGGAAAAAGTAACCTATCAATATCATTCAGAAGAACGTCTGGTTTTGGATGAAGTATCGACAACCTTTCATAAGGGTGAGATGGTGAGCATCGTTGGGAAAAACGGTGCGGGAAAATCGACGTTATGTAAGGCTGTTTGTGGATTTATTCAACCACAGAGTGGCAAGATGACTTGGAAAAAACAAGATTTTCAAAAGCTATCGATCAAAGAACGGGCTGACAAGATTGGTTTTGTGATGCAAAATCCCAATCAAATGATTTCAAAAAAAATGATTGCAGATGAAGTTGGACTTGGTTTGGTTCTAAGAGGAGTTCCGCAAGCAGAAATTAAAGAGCGTGTGGAGCGGGTTCTTAAGATTTGTGGGCTGTATTCGTTTCGAAATTGGCCGATTTCTGCTTTAAGTTTTGGACAGAAAAAGCGGGTAACAATTGCGGCTATTTTGGTTTTAGATCCTGAGATGATTATTTTGGATGAACCGACTGCGGGACAAGATTTTAAACATTACACAGAAATGATGCACTTTTTAGAGGAGTTGAACCAAACAGGGGTGACCATTGTGATGATCACGCATGACATGCACTTGATGTTGGAGTATACAGAACGTGCGCTTGTAGTCAGTGAAGGATTGATTTTGGCAGATACCGCCCCAGTGAGTGTCCTAACAAACCAAGCATTGGTTGCAGAAGCGCAGCTCAAAGAAACGAGTCTCTTTACGTTTGCCAAGCAGATTGGTTTGGCAGATCCACTAGAATTTGTGCAGACATTTATTCGCTATGATCGGCAGGTGCGTTTTCAATGA
- a CDS encoding energy-coupling factor transporter transmembrane component T family protein: protein MKEHQMLGYIPDHTFIHKLNATTKLLFFILLSVACMTTYDTRFLFFMSVCSLVLFKLSHIRLRQVSFVLRFIAFFSLLNLVAVYLFSPEYGVSLYHSKTVIFEGIGRYSLTQEQLFYEFNLVLKYFSTIPLALLFILTTNPSELAASLNKIGVSYKISYAVALAMRYIPDIQEDFFNISQAQQARGYEMSKKASLSKRIKGTAQIIMPLIFSSLDRIETISTAMELRRFGQKKKRTWYASKSLQPKDFAVLAIGIGLTIISFSLFYVNGGRFYNPFH from the coding sequence ATGAAAGAACATCAGATGTTAGGGTATATACCGGATCATACTTTTATTCATAAGCTGAATGCAACAACAAAATTGCTCTTTTTCATTCTTCTTTCAGTGGCATGTATGACAACCTATGATACGAGATTTTTATTTTTTATGAGTGTGTGCTCGCTGGTTTTATTTAAGCTTTCGCACATTCGCTTACGGCAAGTTTCTTTTGTGTTACGGTTCATTGCTTTTTTCTCCTTATTAAATTTGGTCGCAGTGTATCTGTTTTCTCCTGAATACGGGGTGTCTTTATACCATTCTAAAACAGTGATTTTTGAAGGGATTGGGCGATATAGTTTGACTCAAGAACAGCTATTTTATGAGTTCAATTTGGTCTTGAAATATTTCTCAACAATCCCATTAGCTCTATTGTTTATTTTGACGACAAATCCTAGCGAGCTAGCGGCAAGTCTGAATAAGATTGGTGTCAGCTACAAAATAAGTTATGCGGTTGCCCTTGCGATGCGTTATATACCAGATATTCAAGAAGATTTTTTTAATATTTCTCAGGCGCAACAAGCAAGAGGGTATGAAATGTCAAAGAAAGCTAGCTTATCAAAGCGTATCAAAGGAACCGCACAAATTATTATGCCCCTCATTTTTTCGAGTTTAGATCGGATTGAAACGATCAGTACCGCTATGGAGCTACGTCGATTCGGCCAGAAGAAAAAAAGAACCTGGTATGCATCAAAGTCACTCCAGCCAAAAGATTTTGCTGTGTTGGCAATCGGAATTGGGTTAACCATTATTAGCTTTAGTTTATTTTATGTTAATGGTGGAAGATTTTATAATCCGTTCCACTAA
- the proC gene encoding pyrroline-5-carboxylate reductase, with amino-acid sequence MKIACFGAGQIGSAFIRGVLKSQIVRPENLLVKGGKSGTAEALQAELGFRLVRNVADLTDCDVVCIATIPSVIPSILKELKGNLGQNTIVLSLATSPSIAVLQSALGSHSLVARAIPNTPIQVLAGMTGVSYGKNCQTTHKETVQALLGSLGQALEVPEEKLGIFGTVAGCGPAFVDVFIEALADASVLNGLSRKEAYKIVLQMIQGAATLAQESQTHPAVLKDQVCSPGGSTIRGVAALEENGFRNAVIQAITKANIH; translated from the coding sequence ATGAAAATTGCATGTTTTGGTGCAGGTCAGATTGGTAGTGCGTTTATTAGAGGCGTATTAAAAAGTCAAATCGTACGACCAGAAAATCTATTAGTAAAAGGCGGGAAAAGTGGAACAGCGGAGGCATTACAAGCAGAGTTAGGTTTTCGTTTAGTAAGAAACGTAGCGGATTTAACAGACTGTGACGTTGTTTGTATCGCAACAATTCCCTCTGTTATTCCAAGTATACTTAAGGAATTGAAAGGAAACCTTGGGCAAAATACAATCGTTTTATCTTTGGCAACTTCGCCAAGTATCGCAGTTCTCCAAAGCGCATTGGGTTCGCACTCCTTGGTTGCACGTGCCATTCCCAATACACCCATTCAAGTCTTAGCGGGTATGACAGGCGTAAGCTATGGAAAGAATTGTCAAACAACGCACAAAGAAACGGTCCAAGCCCTCTTAGGTTCACTTGGTCAAGCTTTGGAAGTCCCAGAAGAAAAATTGGGTATTTTTGGCACAGTCGCTGGCTGTGGCCCTGCATTTGTCGATGTATTTATCGAAGCTTTGGCAGATGCCTCTGTACTAAACGGACTCTCACGCAAAGAAGCTTACAAAATCGTGTTACAAATGATTCAAGGAGCGGCTACTTTAGCGCAAGAAAGTCAAACCCATCCAGCAGTTTTAAAAGACCAAGTATGTTCTCCTGGTGGTTCAACGATTCGTGGTGTGGCGGCGCTTGAAGAAAACGGCTTTCGCAATGCGGTCATTCAAGCTATTACAAAAGCGAACATTCATTAA
- a CDS encoding oligosaccharide biosynthesis protein Alg14, translating into MSETLLIAKNRDLYFFPYCTEIDVWSRTELLDAMANPLLSVNQALWSEKLSHYQLIIFLDYGFSPEMAVFVKRYTAAKVVLYFWNYFAADKQLLLAQTQAAKVVDEIFSFDPIEAQQYGLLHNSTFYSLNLKNRTLPIQYDIFFGASNKGRVDQALELEKTFELLGLTTFYHITKGEGKTTSEYVPYDQYLDFVFQSRAILEIMREHQTGLTLRSMEALYFKKKLITTNPVIKDYCFYHPHNIFVLGQDDNAYLPEFMQKPYEPVKKEILDFYDVSAWSQRFAHQDLEAFQRLEYKNFQNVE; encoded by the coding sequence ATGAGTGAGACGTTATTAATTGCAAAAAATCGTGACTTATACTTTTTTCCGTATTGTACTGAAATCGATGTTTGGTCAAGAACTGAACTTCTAGATGCTATGGCAAATCCTCTTTTAAGTGTGAATCAAGCACTCTGGAGTGAAAAACTTAGCCACTATCAATTGATTATCTTTTTGGACTATGGCTTTTCACCAGAAATGGCGGTATTTGTTAAAAGATATACTGCGGCTAAAGTTGTTCTTTATTTTTGGAATTATTTTGCTGCGGACAAACAGTTGCTATTAGCTCAAACACAAGCAGCAAAAGTTGTGGATGAAATTTTTTCATTTGATCCAATTGAGGCCCAACAATACGGATTGCTGCATAACTCAACTTTTTATTCGTTAAATTTGAAGAACCGAACCTTACCAATCCAGTATGACATATTTTTTGGTGCGTCAAATAAAGGTCGGGTTGACCAAGCACTGGAGTTAGAAAAAACATTTGAATTATTAGGTTTGACTACGTTTTACCACATCACAAAAGGGGAAGGCAAAACGACTTCTGAATATGTGCCTTATGATCAGTATTTAGATTTTGTATTTCAAAGTCGTGCTATTTTAGAAATCATGCGAGAACATCAAACAGGGCTGACTTTACGTAGCATGGAGGCTTTGTATTTCAAAAAGAAATTAATTACAACGAATCCAGTGATAAAAGACTATTGTTTTTATCATCCTCATAACATTTTTGTTCTAGGCCAAGATGATAACGCGTATTTGCCTGAATTTATGCAAAAGCCTTATGAGCCTGTGAAGAAAGAAATTTTGGATTTCTACGATGTGAGCGCTTGGTCACAGCGCTTTGCGCACCAAGATTTAGAAGCGTTTCAACGATTGGAATACAAAAATTTCCAGAATGTAGAATAA
- the uvrC gene encoding excinuclease ABC subunit UvrC: MNEKIKGKLALLPDQPGCYLMKDQNGTIIYVGKAKILKNRVRSYFTGSHDTKTEKLVSEIVDFEYIVTESNVEALLLEINLIQKNDPKYNIMLKDDKSYPYIKITNEKYPRLMITRKVLKDKAHYFGPYPDAKAANETKRLLDRLYPLRKCSLSSKKPCLYYHLGQCLCPSVFEVDPKVYQDMVEEIKHFLNGGYTEIQKNIEKKMGQAAENLEFEKAAEFRDQIQSIQTVMTHQKMTNTDFVDRDVFGYAIDKGWMCVQVFFVRQGKLIERDVSMFPFYNEAEEDFLTFLGQFYHNQKHLPPKEVLLPGNIEAESAQAVIPTKLIQPQRGKKKKLVELANKNAFVSLTEKFDLIMQKEERTTGALERLGLAMGIATPNRIEAFDNSNIMGTNPVSAMIVFVDGKPCKKEYRKYKIKTVKGPDDYASMREVIYRRYARVVKDCLPFPDLIIIDGGKGQVDAAKEVLEEQLGLAIPVAGLAKNDRHRTSELLYGDPLEVVNLTRNSQEFFLLQRIQDEVHRFAITFHRQLRSKNSFASRLDEIEGLGPKRKQQLLRQFKSLKKIIEASEAELKQAGLPTNVAHTVYTHFAKDRSETTQEAVQNTTAASPH; this comes from the coding sequence ATGAATGAAAAAATCAAAGGAAAATTAGCGTTGTTGCCAGATCAACCTGGTTGCTATTTGATGAAAGATCAAAATGGGACGATTATTTATGTAGGGAAAGCCAAGATATTGAAAAATCGTGTGCGTTCTTACTTTACTGGTAGTCATGATACAAAAACAGAAAAGCTAGTTAGTGAAATTGTGGATTTTGAATATATCGTAACAGAGTCAAATGTGGAGGCACTTCTTCTTGAAATCAATTTAATTCAAAAGAATGATCCCAAGTACAATATTATGCTAAAAGATGATAAAAGTTATCCTTATATCAAAATAACCAATGAAAAGTACCCAAGACTCATGATTACGCGTAAAGTTTTGAAAGATAAAGCACACTATTTTGGACCCTATCCAGATGCCAAGGCTGCTAACGAAACCAAACGTTTGTTGGATCGACTGTATCCTTTAAGAAAATGCAGTTTGTCCTCAAAAAAACCTTGTTTATACTATCACTTAGGCCAATGCTTATGCCCTTCAGTTTTTGAGGTTGATCCAAAAGTCTATCAAGATATGGTGGAAGAAATTAAGCATTTCTTAAATGGAGGGTACACAGAAATTCAAAAAAATATTGAAAAGAAGATGGGGCAAGCTGCTGAAAATCTGGAGTTTGAAAAAGCAGCTGAGTTCCGTGATCAAATTCAATCCATTCAAACCGTTATGACTCACCAAAAAATGACGAATACTGATTTTGTTGATCGTGATGTATTTGGATATGCAATTGATAAGGGCTGGATGTGTGTCCAAGTCTTTTTTGTTCGGCAAGGTAAATTGATTGAGCGAGATGTTTCGATGTTTCCGTTTTATAATGAAGCAGAAGAAGATTTCTTAACCTTTTTGGGACAGTTTTATCATAATCAAAAACACCTGCCACCAAAAGAAGTCTTATTACCAGGAAACATCGAAGCAGAAAGTGCACAAGCAGTTATTCCAACCAAACTGATCCAGCCACAAAGAGGGAAGAAGAAAAAACTGGTTGAGTTAGCCAACAAAAATGCGTTTGTTTCGTTGACTGAAAAATTTGATTTAATTATGCAAAAAGAAGAGCGGACGACAGGAGCCCTTGAAAGGCTGGGTCTGGCAATGGGAATTGCTACGCCAAACCGTATAGAAGCATTTGATAATTCAAATATCATGGGCACGAATCCTGTTTCGGCGATGATTGTTTTTGTAGATGGAAAACCCTGTAAAAAAGAATATCGAAAGTACAAAATCAAAACCGTTAAGGGACCAGATGACTATGCCTCTATGCGGGAAGTAATCTATAGAAGATATGCTCGTGTTGTAAAAGATTGCTTACCATTTCCAGACCTTATTATAATCGATGGCGGGAAAGGACAAGTAGATGCTGCTAAAGAAGTCCTAGAGGAACAATTAGGCTTAGCTATTCCAGTTGCAGGGCTTGCCAAAAATGATCGACATCGTACGAGTGAACTGTTATACGGGGATCCACTTGAAGTAGTAAATTTGACTCGTAATTCACAAGAATTCTTTTTATTACAAAGAATTCAAGACGAAGTGCATCGTTTTGCGATTACGTTTCATCGTCAGCTTAGAAGTAAAAATAGTTTTGCTTCGCGTTTGGATGAGATTGAAGGCTTAGGACCAAAGCGGAAACAACAGCTATTGCGCCAATTCAAATCTTTGAAAAAAATAATTGAAGCCTCAGAAGCAGAATTAAAACAAGCTGGACTGCCAACCAACGTTGCACACACGGTCTACACACATTTTGCGAAAGATCGAAGTGAAACAACACAAGAAGCAGTACAAAATACGACTGCGGCAAGCCCTCACTAA
- a CDS encoding MerR family transcriptional regulator encodes MYIGKFQQQMNTTRDTVRYYMEQKLLHPKKKNGNYWFEEQEIADFEAILELKAMGFSISTIRVIKENRAKLGCNTKDQHQENLKLVESELQNVSQKIEAYRQQKKHLETTKVLLEQSLFLKK; translated from the coding sequence ATGTATATTGGAAAATTTCAGCAACAAATGAATACGACACGTGATACAGTAAGATATTATATGGAGCAAAAGCTGCTACATCCCAAGAAAAAAAATGGGAATTATTGGTTTGAAGAGCAGGAAATAGCAGACTTTGAAGCCATTTTGGAGTTAAAAGCCATGGGGTTTTCGATTTCCACGATCCGAGTAATTAAGGAAAATCGTGCAAAACTAGGGTGTAATACGAAGGACCAGCACCAAGAAAATTTGAAATTAGTGGAAAGTGAATTACAAAATGTCAGTCAAAAAATCGAAGCTTACCGACAACAAAAAAAACACCTAGAAACAACAAAAGTACTACTAGAACAATCACTTTTTTTAAAAAAGTAA
- a CDS encoding helix-turn-helix transcriptional regulator, whose protein sequence is MQNKIQQLRKAKGLTQSELAEAVSVTRQTIISLESGRYNASLHLAHRIAKLFETHIEAVFIFDDEEDS, encoded by the coding sequence TTGCAGAACAAAATTCAGCAATTACGAAAAGCAAAAGGGCTAACACAAAGCGAGTTGGCCGAAGCTGTCAGTGTTACGAGACAAACAATTATCTCTTTAGAAAGTGGTCGGTACAATGCCTCGCTGCATTTGGCCCACCGTATTGCAAAACTCTTTGAAACGCACATTGAAGCAGTATTTATTTTTGACGATGAGGAGGACAGTTAA
- a CDS encoding DUF4162 domain-containing protein: MKLYLETTYPLSELEKVPGVVNGVKHKDGVTRLTLENPEVGKELFSLVTQEGYIPMFSQQPPTLEEIFKMKVSEPNE, from the coding sequence ATCAAATTATATTTAGAAACGACCTATCCTTTATCGGAGTTAGAAAAGGTACCAGGTGTTGTAAATGGAGTGAAACATAAGGATGGCGTCACGCGTCTAACGCTTGAAAATCCAGAGGTTGGGAAAGAACTCTTTAGTCTAGTCACACAAGAAGGGTACATTCCAATGTTTAGCCAACAGCCTCCAACGCTGGAAGAAATCTTTAAGATGAAAGTGAGTGAGCCAAATGAATAA
- a CDS encoding ABC transporter permease, producing the protein MNKLWIVAAETYKRNVKSVAFLVMILMPFIMLAIGGVFGYLMTQSSNDKTVAIIAEDSAYRTAFMNQKSESYTINKKITTENQAKKALKQEKIDSYFVIKGQDATVEGLLYSSSNDQASLQADLTQKLTAMKTSIVAEQLNLSQEQLRALNEPAKVTSTTLKFDGDKENKSSNQGLMMIGALAASFLIFLFIVNYSSIIGQEIASEKGTRIMEIILSSIKATTHFYGKLIGILLVCLTQIVIYGVLGIVAYQNVKKIEIVQQLLSNVKLHDLVTAIFGYNLLFFVLGVLAFAVLSAFLGSLVSRTEDVAKSIQPIVFIAIAGFYIGIFVGQNNPESIIVKITSFIPLLSSFVMPFRIASGTVATPEIWISLLLLAVASVALTIISANFYRSNVLIYSDGGTWKALKKSMVLMKNEKRS; encoded by the coding sequence ATGAATAAATTGTGGATTGTAGCAGCAGAAACATACAAACGAAATGTGAAATCAGTTGCATTTTTGGTGATGATTTTAATGCCTTTTATCATGCTTGCAATCGGAGGAGTATTTGGTTACTTGATGACACAATCGTCTAATGATAAAACAGTGGCCATTATAGCAGAGGATTCAGCCTATCGTACTGCTTTCATGAATCAAAAATCAGAAAGTTATACCATTAACAAGAAAATTACAACAGAAAATCAAGCAAAAAAAGCATTGAAACAAGAAAAAATTGATAGCTATTTTGTAATTAAAGGACAAGATGCAACGGTTGAAGGATTGTTATATAGCTCTTCAAATGATCAGGCAAGCTTGCAAGCAGACTTGACGCAAAAGTTGACTGCGATGAAAACTTCTATTGTGGCAGAACAGCTCAATTTGAGTCAAGAACAGTTACGCGCACTGAACGAACCCGCTAAGGTCACTAGTACGACGCTCAAATTTGATGGCGATAAGGAAAATAAAAGTTCCAATCAAGGTTTGATGATGATTGGGGCACTTGCAGCGTCATTCTTAATCTTTTTATTTATTGTCAATTACTCTAGTATTATTGGGCAGGAGATTGCTTCTGAGAAGGGCACAAGAATTATGGAAATCATCCTTTCCAGTATAAAAGCGACTACTCACTTTTATGGAAAATTAATTGGGATTTTGTTGGTCTGCTTGACCCAAATTGTCATTTACGGTGTCTTAGGGATTGTAGCGTATCAGAATGTGAAAAAAATTGAAATCGTACAACAATTACTTTCAAATGTAAAACTTCATGATTTGGTGACGGCTATCTTCGGCTATAATTTGCTATTTTTTGTCTTGGGTGTTTTAGCCTTTGCGGTTTTATCGGCCTTTCTAGGCTCTTTAGTCAGCAGAACAGAAGATGTGGCAAAATCAATTCAACCGATTGTTTTTATAGCAATTGCTGGATTTTACATTGGGATTTTTGTGGGACAAAACAATCCTGAAAGTATCATAGTTAAAATTACGTCGTTTATCCCTTTACTATCCTCATTTGTGATGCCGTTCAGAATTGCTAGCGGGACAGTTGCAACACCGGAAATTTGGATTTCGTTGCTTCTACTCGCGGTGGCATCAGTAGCTTTAACGATTATATCAGCTAATTTTTACCGGTCCAATGTGCTAATATACAGTGATGGTGGTACGTGGAAAGCACTAAAAAAATCAATGGTTCTAATGAAAAACGAAAAAAGAAGTTAA
- a CDS encoding aldo/keto reductase, with amino-acid sequence MDRNRTTKLANGVEMPKLGLGVWKVDSGAEVVNSVQWAIEAGYRAIDTAAVYKNEAGVGKGIAQSGIKREELFVTTKVWNSDQGYDQTLAAYEESLSKLNLDYVDLYLIHWPVEGKYKETWRALETLYEAGKVRAIGVSNFKEHHLEDLLADAKIAPMINQVELHPLLNQEPLRKFCAQHGIAVEAWSPLGQGKLLVRPELKAIGDKYGKTPAQVILRWDLQNNIFTIPKSVHKERIEQNAAIFDFELSAEDIATINDLNTNERFGPDPDHFDF; translated from the coding sequence ATGGATAGAAATCGTACAACGAAGTTAGCAAATGGTGTTGAAATGCCCAAGTTAGGACTTGGCGTTTGGAAAGTGGATAGTGGGGCAGAGGTGGTCAATTCTGTTCAATGGGCAATTGAAGCAGGGTATCGAGCGATTGACACAGCGGCAGTTTATAAGAATGAAGCAGGAGTGGGAAAAGGAATCGCTCAATCTGGGATCAAAAGGGAAGAATTATTTGTAACGACGAAAGTATGGAATTCAGATCAAGGATATGACCAAACTTTAGCAGCTTACGAAGAAAGTTTGAGCAAACTGAATCTTGATTACGTAGATTTATATTTGATTCATTGGCCTGTCGAAGGAAAATATAAAGAAACTTGGCGTGCACTTGAAACGTTATACGAAGCAGGAAAAGTTCGGGCAATTGGGGTCAGCAATTTTAAAGAACACCATCTCGAAGATTTACTAGCAGATGCGAAAATTGCTCCAATGATTAATCAGGTGGAATTACATCCGTTGTTAAATCAAGAACCCTTGAGAAAATTTTGTGCGCAACACGGAATTGCTGTAGAAGCGTGGTCACCACTGGGACAAGGAAAACTCCTAGTTCGTCCAGAATTAAAAGCTATTGGAGACAAATACGGAAAGACTCCAGCACAAGTGATCTTGCGTTGGGATTTGCAAAATAATATTTTCACGATTCCAAAATCAGTGCATAAAGAAAGAATTGAACAAAATGCTGCGATATTCGATTTTGAGTTGAGTGCTGAAGATATTGCAACGATTAACGACTTAAACACCAATGAACGATTCGGACCAGATCCAGATCATTTCGATTTTTAA